A segment of the Candidatus Omnitrophota bacterium genome:
CGGAGCAAAGCGAGGAATTTCGGGATATCGCGAAAATCGTAGGTATTGTCGCTGTCGCCGATGATTATGTACCTGCCTCTGGCTTCGCCCAATCCCCGCAAATACGCCGCTCCGTACCCCTGACGCGCTTCAAGAACGACTTTAGCCCCTAATTCCCGCGCGATCTCCATTGAGCGGTCGACCGAGCCGTTATCCGCCACGATTATCTCTCCGCGGATATTGTCCCGGGCAAAAACATCCAGGGTTTTCTTAATGCACGTGCCGATGCCGGCCTCTTCATTCAGGCAAGGCATTACTACGGATAGCTCTATGTCGGCAGGATCAGTCATTATCAGTGCCAGTTGATCTTAAATACCCCTATATGATGCTCGCCATCGTTCTCTTCGGTAAAAGGCGTAAAATGCGCCATCCCCGCGCCTTTAAGAAAGCTCAACCGCACGAATACGCTGCGCATTAATTCCGGGCTCATCATCCACATCCGGTACCCCGCCGGTTCATCCATTATCAAAGCGGAAAAATTCTGGTCGCCCTGCGGATAAACCTTCTCGACCGATTCCCCGCTTTTTGAAACGAGGATATTCTTCGGCGTACGGAAACTGCCCTCTTTATCCGAATAAGAATAAAACGCCTGTTTCCCCGGATTATATACCGAACCGTTGTCAAAAAACACCAGATCATCCTTAAGCTGTCCGGCCGCCGCCTGGCCGTAAAAGGCGTATTTGCGGGATATCCAGCGCTGCAGATCGCCCTGCCGAAGCAACAGAACTTCCTGGCAAAGCCGCTGCGCCAGGTCCTTATCTATCCCCAGCTTCCCGGACAAATATTCAACCATCTCGGTTTTATCCTTTTTATAGGCGTTCTGGGCGATATACACCCTTGCCAGGTCCCAATTGCCCAAATAGGAAATAGACGGCATCTTGCCGAACATAGAAGAATCCACGATGAAATAAGCCGGAGCCGGTTTTGCGTACATGACCGCAGCCACTTTCTTTGCTTCTAAAGGAGACAAATACGAATAAAGCTCCCTCAACCCTTCTTCCGGTGCCATTAATATTATCTTATTTAACAACATTATCGATTGAAAAGGATCCTTGATCCGGGCATTCACCTCTTCATACGCGCGGTTGCCGCCGTTATTGAGCATCCTCAATATGCCTATTGCCTCTTTCTCGTCATTGGTCGTCAAAACCCTGGCCATCCAGTAGGCCTGAGGCGTATTCTGAGATTGGCCGTCGAAAATAACCCTGCGCCTGCCAGCCACCTTGAAGAAATCGCCGTAATCCCACCAGGAATTAATGATCGCTTCAGCCGGGGTTTTATCGCGTATCGTGGTCATCGCGGAGTACCATGAATCAGTCATCATCGGGAATACCGCGCCGGCGGATTTCCAGCCGTTGTTCCAAAATTCTACGCCGGCCACAACTCCGGCGACAGCGAAAACAACGGTAAAGACCCATCTAAACCTGTCCTTACGCGATTTAATGTAATCCAGGCATTCCGTGACCGCGCCTCCTAATAATACCCCCATCGGAATAAGCATGAATACCGTAAATCTCACTCCTTTTGACGCCAGGACAAAAACTATAATGAACCATATGACCATCATAAATACGGATTCCCTCTTTCCCCGGTCATACGACCTATTGCGTAAAAGCATAACCATCATTCCGGCCACAGCGCAGATAAAAAGATACATTCCCCCCAGCGAATCGGCGATCTCCTTGAAATCCGGGGCCTTTAGCTCTCCCACGGTGGAATAAACATTCGGCCACACCGATATTGTCAGAGGATCATTCAATATCGGCAGTTGCTTTATATTCATCAGTATCCCGCGTAAAGGCTCTAATCCGGCCAAGGTGAGAATAAAAATCAGCGTAGAAACCGCTAATATCCCGGACGAGATCAAATGGATCTTGACATCCTTAGATATATCCTCCTTGAATTGCAGGCGAGCGGAAAAAAGGTCGGCAAAAGAATATATTTCATAGGCGGCCAGGATCATCAAAACTATCCCCCATCCGGGCCAGTTCGAAGCGAACAAGCCCACGAATAAAGAAGCCATGCCGATCAACAGGGCCCTGCGGCGTAATTTCATTTCGCAGTAAGACCGGATATAAAAATAAACAGCCGCCAGGGGGAACAGCAGATTCAGGATATCCGTGTCGAACCAGCCGCAACAGCTGCGCGCAAGAAAAATAGGCGACAAGCCTATGAACAGGCAGGAAACAACAGCGGGCCAAAGCCCGTAAAAACGCAGGCAGAAAATATACAGAACCGCCAGGAATACCGCGAAGAACAAAAGCGGCAGATAAAAAAGAAACGCGAAAAGCCGGATATCGCCGAACAAACGGACGGTTTTATACAAAAAAGCCGACGAATAGAACAGAAACCTGTTCCATCCCAGCAGGTCCTCGCCGTTAGGCGCAAGCATCAGCATATCGCGCTGTTTGCCTTTCACTACCACATCGCCGGGATGTCCGTAATTGCATATATTCTCCACATACCTTGCCCAATGCCAGCAATCAAGCTCCATCAAATATGTCTGGCCGTATTTATCCTGGTACCGGTCTTTCAGCTTAATGTACTCCTGCTGAGTATCCCGTTTGATCCTGCCGGCCTCGTTTTTCTTATAATCGGCTTTATATACTTCAAAAAGGCTGGCCTTGGCCAGATCGGAGAAGCCCGGGAATTTTCCGTTAAGGTCTTTCGCGGCTTTTCGATCCGTCTCTTGAGCGGCCATGCGAGCCGCCTGAAATTTCAACTGGGGGAAATACGCGGGAAAACTGCGGAAATAGGCATTAATGCCCAGGACCGCAGCGAAAAGGAAAACAGCTAATAATTTATTTTTCATAGGTCGGGATCAGGACGCAGATACCGCAGGCATAAGAACAGTAGTGCGCATTTGCACAGTGGGATTATCCGCAGAGGCGGTTAATGCAGGCGACCAACGCAAAGATAAAACTACCGTAAGGACATTATCGGTCAGAATATGGTTGGTGCCGATATTCCCCTGGAATTCCAAGCCGCTAACAGGAACAACCCTGTCTGTTAAAACCTGGTAAGTACCGCTGGCCGGAGGCATCGCCGCGCTCACTGTATTAGTATAAAATCTTAACTCCGAATCCACCAGGCAGTAATCCGCGAACATATCGCTCGCGTCTATAGTTCCGGGGATAGTGCCGGTATCCAGCCTTATCCTTATCCCCCGGCCTGTAGGATATCTGGTTACAGTTGAATGAGCGCTGTCGCCTATGGCCAGGGACAGTTTCTTGACCATATGCTCCAGGACATAAGTAGAATCGTTTTGCAGCTTGGCCCGGCGGTCAGAGGTAAGCAGGTGGTAATGGCTGAACAGCTCAATGCTGTAAAAACCCATTATCACCATGCCCATTAAAACCAGGCAGATCAACAATTCAATAAGAGTAACGGCTTTTTTAGGGTGTTGTATCATTCCAGCGCATATCGACTTTAACCCTTCGCAGGTTAGCGGCCGAAGGGGCCGGCACGTCGGTCACATTATACACGGACGTATAATTTATGCCGTTAATAACCTGATACGGGCCTGTCCGAGTGCCGAGCCGAAGATCATTATTGGCATTATTCCAAGTATCCTGCCTAATCGCGTTATTCAGCGGCTCGATGAAGGAACGGGCGAACTCTAAAGCGGTTATCTTGGATTGCCCGCGCATAAGCAGCCGCTTGCTGGTAATAAAAACATTCACCAGGCCGATCATCACCAGCGATAAAAGAAGCATGGCGACCAAGATCTCCACCAGCGAAATACCATTATTCTTCTTTCGCGGGGACGCAAAAAGCATATTTTTCCCGGTTTATACCAGACCTATAAAAATAAAAGTGACTACAGCAAATCCAGGGACAGTGTAATCACTTTTTGATGATCCGGCGTTTATCGTGGGCCATTCTACCAACTGCAACCAGTCCCGTTGTACGGCTCTTCGGTAGTCTGGTTAATACATAATACAGTAACATTACTATCCTTGACCCTGCCGGCCTTGGCCGTGAACGTCGTAGTATTGGCGCCAATAACCTTATAGTTCCAGTTAGGATTGGTTATCGGCAATGAAAGCTTAAGGTTGCTGTTAACAGCGGAACTGTCGGTCTGGTTCATATAAACCGTCGTTTCCAGTCTATAGATCTTCTCGGCCGCGGCAATAAGTTTCAAATTAGCCTGTGCCTCTTTCTTCAAGGCCTGTTCCCGGGAACCGCTGAATTGCCCTATCGCCAGGGTAACCAGGATCCCGACAACTATTAAAACCACGGTCAGCTCAACGATAGTAAAAGCAAAAATAGCTTTTCGCATAATCATGGTTTAAATATTATTTACCACACACAACCAGCAGTAAAAGCTTCCCGGGAAGTGGCGTTTATGCACCAGGCTGTAGCGTTATTATCCTTAACCCTGCCCGCCTTGGCCGTAAACGCCGTAGTATTGGCGTCCACAACTTTATAATTCCAGTTCGGGCTGTTCAACGGCAAGGAAAGACGCAGATTACTGTTGACCTCAGACGTATTTGTATAATTCTTATACGTATCCGCCTGCAGGCTTAAGTATTTTTCAGCCGAAGCTATGAGCGCAAGATTAGACATTGCCTCTCTGCGCACAGCTTGCTCCCTGGTCCCGGTGTACTGGCCGACCCCCACAGTTGCCAAAATGCCGACGATGATCACCGTGATGATCAATTCGATTATGGTAAACGCCCTAAAACGATTTCTCAACTTGCTATACAGTTAACCCGGTTTAATATCCGGCGCCGCTGGTATAAGTATCCGTCCCGGCCGCGTAATTTACCGCCAGGGTGACCGTATGCGCTGTCCCGTGATTCGGCGCTTTGCCTGATGCCGTGCATCTGGTAGCGGTAAAAGTAGCTGCCGAAGCGGCGTTGGAAACGCCATAGCTGAAAAAGTGCGAAGCCCTGCACGCGCTGGGCACCAGATCATTGCCTGTGCCTATGCCGAGATTTGCCGCGGTGCAGTCGGTGGCGTCCTTACCCATATAAAGAGCCGCGCAAAGGCTTCTTAACTGTCCCAGGATCTGTTTAGCTTCCGCGCCGCGGGATCTTTCCACTACGTCCGTGTACTGTGTAAAACCGACAGTAGCGAGTATGCCTACGATTATGATAACGATCAAAAGCTCGACTAACGTAAAACCCCTTTTCATACCTGCCCCCTTTTTAGAAAAACCCATTTAACTTGTCTTCTAGAACAACCCGGATTTTAATATCCGGCGCCGCTGGTATAAGTATCCGTCCCGGCCGCGTAATTTACCGCCAGGGTGACCGTATGCGCTGTCCCGTGATTCGGCGTTTTGCCTGATGCCGTGCATCTGGTAGCAGTGAACGTGGCCGCCGAAGCCGCGGGAGTAACGCCGTAGCTGAAGAAATGCGAAGAGCGGCACGCGCTGGGAATAAGATCAGTGCCGGTGCCTATACCGAGATTTGCCGCGGTGCAGTCGTTGGCGTCCTTACCCATATAAAATCCCGCGCACAAACTCCGCAACTGCCCCAGGACATTCTTAGCTTCCGCGCCGCGGGACCTTTCCACTACATCAGTATACTGGGTAAAGCCGACTGTGGCAAGTATGCCCACGATTATGATAACGATCAACAACTCGACCAGCGTAAAACCTCTTTTCATCCCATCTCCCTTTTTAAAAAGAACTATTAATCTGGGCCTACAATAGCCCTATTTTAATATCCGGCGCCGCTGGTATACGTATGCGCCCCTGTCGCGTAATTAACCGCCAACCTAACCGTATGCGCTGTATCGTGGTTCGGCGCCTTGCCTGACGCCGTGCATCTGGTGGCGGTAAAAGAGGCTGACGACCCGCTGGTCGCGACAGCATAACTAAAATAATGCGAAGGCCGGCAATACCTGGGGATCAAGTCAGTTCCTGAACCTATCCCCAGATTAGCCCGGGTACACTCGGCGACACTGCTTCCCATGTACCGGGCGGCGCACATAGTGCGTAACTGTCCCAGGATCTTTTTAGCCTCAGCTCCGCGGGACCGCTCCACCACATCAGTATACTGGGTAAAGCCGACTGTGGCAAGTATGCCCACGATTATGATAACGATCAAAAGCTCGACTAACGTAAAACCCCTTTTCACACCTACTTCCTTTTAATTAAGTATAACAAACGAAACTATTGATTGTCAACCGCTTTATTTGCGCCTTAACCGCCGCTTCCCATATTACTTAACTGGAAGATAGGCAAGAACATACCGATAACCATCAAACCGATCACCACGCCCATAAATATCAGGATCAACGGCTCGAATAACGCCACGAACCTGGTCAAAAATGTTTCCACGTAATCCTGATAGAACACGTTTATCCTCTTGAACATCTGTGAGAGTTCGCCGATCTCTTCGCCGATACTGACCATCTGAATGACCATAGGTTCGAAAAAACCGCTTTTTTCCAGCGGCTGGCTTAACGGCTTGCCCGCCCGGACATCCTCCTTTATGTCATGGATTATATCGGCGATGATCACGCTGCCCACGCTCTGCTCGGTGATCTCCAGGGAATAAAGGATCGGAACGCCGCTCTCGATAAGCGTGGACATTTCCGATGAAAATCTTTCAATATTGATCGCCCGGAAGAATTCCCCGAAGACCGGCAAACGAAACAGGAATTGCTCATAATTTTTGCGGCCGTCCTTTGTTTTGATATAGCGTTTAAATAACACGAAAAAAGCGACGCCCCCGCCGATAATATAAATCAGGCCTTTGCGCATAAAAGCGCTGAGATTTATCAATATCTGCGTCGGCGCGGGCATGGTAATATTGAAACTTTTAAATACCTCGGCAAACGCAGGGACGATCTTGATCGTCAGGAAAAACAATGCCCCGAAAGAGGCGAATAACAATATAGCCGGGTATATAAGGCTGGAGATCATTTTACTGCGGAACTCGGCATCCCGTTCCAGGTAAAGGGCCAGACGATCCAAAACTACCGAGAGATTACCGGAAGCCTCGCCGCTTTCGACAAGATTGACCCAAAGCTCGGAAAATATCTTCGGATGCTTTCCCAAGGCCTCATGAAAGCTTAAACCTTGCTCCATATCGGCCTTCAACGACTCGATCGCTTTAAATAATTTCTGGCTGGATACCTGTTTGGAAATGGTATCCAGGCTTTTCAATATCGTAATACCCGCTCCCAGCAATGTAGTCAACTGCCGGCAAAAAAGCACCTGGTCGGCGTTATTTATCCCGCTATGATGCTTGGTCTTATAGCCGATCTTGGATTGCGAAGAAATCGCCAGGCTGTCCATCCCTTCCTTGGATGCAAGCATAACGCTTACGACCAGCAGGTCAGAGCCCTGCAGCCGGGAGATCAACTCTTCTTCGTTCAAGGCATCCTGCGCCCCGGAGACCTTCTGCCCGATCTTGTCCCTGGCAATATAAATATATTTGGGCATTTTATTCCACTCCTATGGATACGGAAACCGCTTCTTCAATCGACGTTAATCCTTCAGCCGCTTTCCTGAAAGCCGACTCGGCTAATGTCTGCATACCGGTCTGGCGGGCTATTTCTTTTATTTTCTGAAAACTTGCCCTCTGGCTGATCAATTCCCTGATCTGGGTGTTTACCAGCATAACCTCGGCGACGCAGATCCTACCACGATAGCCTATATGATTGCACTTGGGGCATCCCTTGGGTTTATATAAAAGATCCGCCCGTATATTCGCCTCTCTGAGCTCATCCGCTGTAGGCTCATACGCCTCTTTGCAATCCGGGCAAAGCCTGCGGATCAAGCGCTGTCCGACGACGCATAATAAAGACGGAGTGATCAAATACGGTTCGATCCCTATATCCATAAGGCGGTTTACCGCCGAAGGAGCGTCATTGGTATGTATCGTGCTTAAAACAAGATGCCCGGTCAATGCGCTGCGCAGGCAGATCTCCGCGGTCTCCAGGTCGCGCACCTCCCCGACAAGCATAACATCCGGATCCTGCCTCAAAAAACTGCGCAATGCGGAAGCGAAGGTCAGCCCGATATCCGGTTTTATCTGCACCTGATTAACCCCGTCCATTTTATATTCAACCGGATCCTCCACAGTCACAATGTTGCGGGTAGGGCTTTTTACCTCGTTCAATAACGCATAAAGCGTAGTGGACTTTCCGCTTCCGGTCGGGCCGGTAACCAAAATAAGGCCGTACGGGGAACTTGTGGCCTTGCGCAAATCCTCAAGTTGTTTCGGCTCAAACCCCGACTGCTTTATGTCCAATATAGATGCGCCCTTATCCAGGATCCTCAATACCGCTTTCTCGCCGTATATCGTCGGCACCGTAGAAACTCTCAGATCGACCGCCCGATCGTCTATCTTAGCCAGGATCGCGCCGTCCTGAGGCAGCCTCTTTTCGGCGATATCCAGCTTGGCTAATATTTTTACGCGCGAGATTATCGCCATATGCAGGTGCTTTGCCGGCGGCGGTATCTCGAAAAGTTTTCCGTCGATACGGTAGCGCAGGGATATCCTGTCTTTAAAAGGCTCGATATGTATGTCCGAGGCCCGCTCATTGATCGCCTGTCGGATGATCAAATCCACCAATTTGACCACCGGCGCCTCTTCCGCCTTGGCCACTAATTTATCCAGGCTAAGCTCTTCTTCAGTGTTTTCGGCGGATTCCGCTATGTCATAGGTGGCGCCGACATCATAAGAAGCCTTTACCGCGTCTTTCAGCATTGAAGACTTGCCGTAAAAATCCTCGATGGATTTCAATATCTCTGATTTTGTCGCTATCACCGGATTGATCTCGCACCCGGTAAGCTTCCGGAGATTATCGATAAGGAAAAGATCCAGCGGGTCGCACATAGCCACCGTTAAAGATTTCATAGTATGCATTAACGGCAGGACGAAATTCTTATAGGCGAAATCATGAGGGATGAACGCTTCCAGCTTCTGGTCGGCGGCAGGTTTCAACATACCCGTGCCCAGGCTGCAATAAGGTATGCCCATCTGCTTGGCGAGGAGCCGGACAATATCCTCCTCCTTGATGATCCCCAGTTTCACGATCACCTCGCCCAGACGGCCGCCATCCTTCTTCTGGGAGGCGAACGCCTTATCCAGGTCCGCCTTGGTGATCAAGCCTTCTTTAATAAGAAGTTCGCCTAATTTAAGGTATTTTTCAGTTCCCATTAATTCTTTTTCTCGTCAAAAACATTAAGGATCTTGTTTATTTCGACTTTTCGCTGTTCCTCATTGGCGGGCGCAAGGGGCTGGGACAGCGGTTCAGCCAGGGTATTTTGCGCCAGCCGGATATTCGGATCCCTTACTATATGCGGGGTGATAAAAACCAAAAGTTCCCGCTCTAAGTTCTTGTCGGTGGATTTATGCCGGAACAACGCGCCCAATAACGGGATATCGCCTAAAAGCGGTACCTTCCTTTTTATTACCGATTTCTCATGATGGATCAACCCGCCCAAAACCACGGTCTCCCCGTCTTTTATCTTTACTATGGACTTGGTGCTTCTGACCTCAGGGTCAAGCGCGACTTCATCAGCCACGCTCTCGCTTTGAGTGGCAGAGCTGGTTTTAGGATTGATGACCATGGTGATCTCGTTAGAATCCAAGTTTATCTGCGGGGTGACCCTCAGGAATATACCTATGCCTTCCGGGGTAAGCGCCAAAGAAGTGGCTCTTTCATACTCAGTATCGACTATCGGATTTCCCGAAGCGTCCGTTGTGCGGGTGCTCTTCACGCTGACGATCGTATCCTTGGTTACGCCGATCTCCGCGGTCTCGTTATTCAAGGTAAGGATCCTCGGCCGGGCCAGGAACTTAGTATCGCTTTGCTGGATCATAAAATCCAGCAGCATACTATATTTGGTGCCCAGGGTAACCGCTCCCGCTGAGTTTGCCTTGGTGGAATCTCCGAGATAATAATCCAGTTTGGATAACGCAAACCCCTGCGGCCACATTATCGTCAAAGGATTCGGGGAATCCAGGTCGCCGATGTTGAAACCGATCTCATCCATTGTGTTCTTATTGACGTCGAGCATCTCCACTTCCAGCATTACCTGAGGCTGCGGGACATCCAGGGCAGCAAGGACCTCTTCAATGACCGGGAAACGGCTGGGGATATCGGTAATTATCAGGCTGTTGGTCCGGCTGTCCTCGTTAAGCTTTCCGTTCGAACTAAGCACCTGCTTGACCGAACCGGTTATATCCGCCTCGGTTTGCGCCGTATCGGAGTTGTTTCTGGATGACGAAGTGGAATCAGACTCATCATCCGTCTGATTCTGCGAAAAAAGCCCCTCCTCGAACAAATCCATTTTTTCCTTCTCCAGATTAGAGCTCGACACAGAGCGATATTTCAATTTATATATCTTGGTGATCGTATTTATCTGCGGCTCGCCCCAATACTGGACAATGAAGATATTCGAGGCCTTATCATAGGAATAAGTCAGATTATTAGCCTCAAAAAGCCTGTTCATCGCATCTTTTATCGGGACCTTATCCAGATAAAGGGTGACTTGGCGGTCTTCCACATTCTCCGAGGCGATAAAATTAAGCCCGGATTGTATGGAGAATATCTTAAGCACATCTTTAAGATTCGCGTTTTGCAGGTCCATAGAGATGCTCTGCCCGGTATCCAGAGACGGCAGTTTATCTGCCGCGTTCAAAACCGAAGGGGGGAATAAAAAAAAGGAAAAAATCCAGGTTAAAACGAATAGTCTAAAACGGCTCTTCATCGATCGCCTCCTTTTGGTTTTCTCAAATATTCTCACAGGTCCTTTAATTATTATTCCGTTCATTCCGCGTCTCCCGCAGGGGCATCCTGGGGCGCCCGATCAGTATCGCCTTCTTCCGCTTCAGAATTACCTATTGTCTTCTTTACCTCTTTTTCGCCTCTTTTCCCGACAGATCTCCGGAGCTTCTTCTTTTTATCCGCTGTTTTTGCTAAAGCCTGAGAGCTCGCTCCCGGAGCGGATAGATTAAAATCTTTCCCTGAAAAAAGTATTTTTATGCCGTCTTTGGATATAACGGTTATCTTGGCGCCTTTAATGCTATCGCCGACCTTCACCACCTTATTATCGATTATCGCCTGGGCGTAACTGCCCCCCCAGAATATGCCCTGGATATTCATTTCCGGGGGTTTGATCGCCGCAGTGTCCTGGGCAACTTCAACCGATACTTCCGGTTGCTTGACCGGGATATCATCGAGGTTGGAATCAAAAGGATCACGGTAATCCTGGGCACTATAATCGACTCCCGGCTCCGCGGTCACAGCGGGGCTATTAAGACCCGCCGCGTTATCCGTCTGCGCGTATAAATACAAACCGCGGCTATGCCCCGCCGACACCGTCCAGCATATGATCATAATGAACAAAAAAACGTTTTTTACCTTCATAATCATCCTTTAATCCTTGATAAGAATAGTGCTTACCGAGATCCTGGCCGAGATCTTGTCCTCCACGGCCTTGGGATTAGAAACTATAGATAGATCGTCGATATTATAGATCTCCGGGGATTTCTCGATCCTGCTGATGAACTTGCCCATTTTATGATAACTATTTGTGGTTATGGACAGCTCGAACGGATATTTTATATACCCCCCCCCTGAAGGGAACACTTCGTTTTGAGGTTTGATAAAAGTGATCTTAACCTGGGTTTCCCGCGCTATGTTGCCCAACTTGCTGATCACCTCGGAAATAGCCTTATTGTTGACGTCGTCTTTTATTATCCGGATATTATTCTGCAGTTTATTTATGCCCTGCAGGATCTCGTTCTTTTTGACTTCATTGTCGCGCTCCTCTTTCAACAAATTCAGTTCGCCCTCTTTACCGCGGTAAATGTTAAAAGCGACAAAGATACAAACCCCGACTATCGCCAGATTAAGGATGTTTCCCTGGGCCTTCTTCATTAAGGCATCAGTACTCATATCATTCGCTCCTGCAGACAATTACAAAGTTAGTCATCGACCCGCCTCGTTCGGAACTACTCTGGTCCATCGAAACTATATTCATCGAGCTGAAATGCTTGCTAAAAACGCTGTTACCTTGCAGATCGCCCAAAAACTTGTTTATCATCAGGAATTCCTGATCGCTGTCATCAAGATATACCGACCCCTGCAAATTCAAAACCAGCTTGCGGTCGGCGCTCTTAAATGTTATCTCGTTGAGCCAGATCCCGCGCGGCAACACCCTGGGCAAGGCGTCCAAGGGCTCGGTAATGAAAATACGCCTGCGTAAGAGATCCTTGATAACCTTAAGCTTCTGCTGGTATTGGTTGAGCACATTGGTCAGATCCCCATAACTCATAGTCGCTGACACGGACGGCACCTGCTCGCGGGAATTAATTATCTGGACCAATTCCTCCTTGACCGGTTTTTTAAGGTAAAAGTCCGCCAGGAACGGCAATACGATAATAATCAGGCCCAAAAGGACCATTCTGCTGTTTATCTTAAGTTCGGCCAAAGAAGACATATCAAATAAACCCGCGCCTTCCCCGGGCTTACCGTACCCCTTCTTCTTCTGAGGAAGCAGATCCACTTTGATATTGGTCTTGATGACCTTTGCCAGGGAACTGGCATAGGCCTTGAAAAAGCTTAATGAAAAAGGCGTCTTGATATCGACAAACTTCTTAGAGGCGACAAACTGGACATTCAATCCTCTTTCCTTAATGAACGCCTCGAGCTCTGCGCGATATTCCTCAGAAGAGATAAAAACCACGTTTTTGATATTTTTTGTAGGGAATTTACGCAGATAGAAATCAAAAGATATGCGCAACTCCACCTTCAACTTCT
Coding sequences within it:
- a CDS encoding prepilin-type N-terminal cleavage/methylation domain-containing protein, which encodes MKRGFTLVELLIVIIIVGILATVGFTQYTDVVERSRGAEAKKILGQLRTMCAARYMGSSVAECTRANLGIGSGTDLIPRYCRPSHYFSYAVATSGSSASFTATRCTASGKAPNHDTAHTVRLAVNYATGAHTYTSGAGY
- a CDS encoding type II secretion system F family protein, encoding MPKYIYIARDKIGQKVSGAQDALNEEELISRLQGSDLLVVSVMLASKEGMDSLAISSQSKIGYKTKHHSGINNADQVLFCRQLTTLLGAGITILKSLDTISKQVSSQKLFKAIESLKADMEQGLSFHEALGKHPKIFSELWVNLVESGEASGNLSVVLDRLALYLERDAEFRSKMISSLIYPAILLFASFGALFFLTIKIVPAFAEVFKSFNITMPAPTQILINLSAFMRKGLIYIIGGGVAFFVLFKRYIKTKDGRKNYEQFLFRLPVFGEFFRAINIERFSSEMSTLIESGVPILYSLEITEQSVGSVIIADIIHDIKEDVRAGKPLSQPLEKSGFFEPMVIQMVSIGEEIGELSQMFKRINVFYQDYVETFLTRFVALFEPLILIFMGVVIGLMVIGMFLPIFQLSNMGSGG
- a CDS encoding prepilin-type N-terminal cleavage/methylation domain-containing protein; amino-acid sequence: MRNRFRAFTIIELIITVIIVGILATVGVGQYTGTREQAVRREAMSNLALIASAEKYLSLQADTYKNYTNTSEVNSNLRLSLPLNSPNWNYKVVDANTTAFTAKAGRVKDNNATAWCINATSREAFTAGCVW
- a CDS encoding prepilin-type N-terminal cleavage/methylation domain-containing protein, producing MKRGFTLVELLIVIIIVGILATVGFTQYTDVVERSRGAEAKQILGQLRSLCAALYMGKDATDCTAANLGIGTGNDLVPSACRASHFFSYGVSNAASAATFTATRCTASGKAPNHGTAHTVTLAVNYAAGTDTYTSGAGY
- a CDS encoding prepilin-type N-terminal cleavage/methylation domain-containing protein, with translation MLFASPRKKNNGISLVEILVAMLLLSLVMIGLVNVFITSKRLLMRGQSKITALEFARSFIEPLNNAIRQDTWNNANNDLRLGTRTGPYQVINGINYTSVYNVTDVPAPSAANLRRVKVDMRWNDTTP
- a CDS encoding type 4a pilus biogenesis protein PilO: MSTDALMKKAQGNILNLAIVGVCIFVAFNIYRGKEGELNLLKEERDNEVKKNEILQGINKLQNNIRIIKDDVNNKAISEVISKLGNIARETQVKITFIKPQNEVFPSGGGYIKYPFELSITTNSYHKMGKFISRIEKSPEIYNIDDLSIVSNPKAVEDKISARISVSTILIKD
- a CDS encoding glycosyltransferase family 2 protein; protein product: MTDPADIELSVVMPCLNEEAGIGTCIKKTLDVFARDNIRGEIIVADNGSVDRSMEIARELGAKVVLEARQGYGAAYLRGLGEARGRYIIIGDSDNTYDFRDIPKFLALLR
- the tadA gene encoding Flp pilus assembly complex ATPase component TadA; the encoded protein is MGTEKYLKLGELLIKEGLITKADLDKAFASQKKDGGRLGEVIVKLGIIKEEDIVRLLAKQMGIPYCSLGTGMLKPAADQKLEAFIPHDFAYKNFVLPLMHTMKSLTVAMCDPLDLFLIDNLRKLTGCEINPVIATKSEILKSIEDFYGKSSMLKDAVKASYDVGATYDIAESAENTEEELSLDKLVAKAEEAPVVKLVDLIIRQAINERASDIHIEPFKDRISLRYRIDGKLFEIPPPAKHLHMAIISRVKILAKLDIAEKRLPQDGAILAKIDDRAVDLRVSTVPTIYGEKAVLRILDKGASILDIKQSGFEPKQLEDLRKATSSPYGLILVTGPTGSGKSTTLYALLNEVKSPTRNIVTVEDPVEYKMDGVNQVQIKPDIGLTFASALRSFLRQDPDVMLVGEVRDLETAEICLRSALTGHLVLSTIHTNDAPSAVNRLMDIGIEPYLITPSLLCVVGQRLIRRLCPDCKEAYEPTADELREANIRADLLYKPKGCPKCNHIGYRGRICVAEVMLVNTQIRELISQRASFQKIKEIARQTGMQTLAESAFRKAAEGLTSIEEAVSVSIGVE
- a CDS encoding prepilin-type N-terminal cleavage/methylation domain-containing protein, giving the protein MKRGFTLVELLIVIIIVGILATVGFTQYTDVVERSRGAEAKNVLGQLRSLCAGFYMGKDANDCTAANLGIGTGTDLIPSACRSSHFFSYGVTPAASAATFTATRCTASGKTPNHGTAHTVTLAVNYAAGTDTYTSGAGY
- a CDS encoding prepilin-type N-terminal cleavage/methylation domain-containing protein, with product MIQHPKKAVTLIELLICLVLMGMVIMGFYSIELFSHYHLLTSDRRAKLQNDSTYVLEHMVKKLSLAIGDSAHSTVTRYPTGRGIRIRLDTGTIPGTIDASDMFADYCLVDSELRFYTNTVSAAMPPASGTYQVLTDRVVPVSGLEFQGNIGTNHILTDNVLTVVLSLRWSPALTASADNPTVQMRTTVLMPAVSAS